The following are encoded in a window of Gossypium raimondii isolate GPD5lz chromosome 13, ASM2569854v1, whole genome shotgun sequence genomic DNA:
- the LOC105783306 gene encoding histidinol dehydrogenase, chloroplastic isoform X1: protein MDSQLLRLNPPNNLSIKPLHSPHFPSFAAPSFIRLSSLSFPSATVTGSVCKRIRCAMKSYKLSELSHVEVESLKARPRIDFSSIFSVIQPIVDDVRSRGDAAVRVYTEKFDKVKLEKIVENASELPYPELDPTIKEAFDVAYDNIYAFHLAQKSVEKSVENMKGVRCKRVARSIGSVGLYVPGGTAVLPSTALMLSVPAQIAGCKTVVLATPPGQDGNICKEVLYCAKKAGVTHILKAGGAQAISAMAWGTESCPKVEKIFGPGNQYVTAAKMILQNSEAMISIDMPAGPSEVLVIADKLASPVHIAADLLSQAEHGPDSQVVLVIAGEGVDLKAIEEEISKQCNSLPRGDFASKALSHSFTVFARDMVEAISFSNLYAPEHLIINVKDAEKWEGFVENAGSVFLGQWTPESVGDYASGTNHVLPTYGYARMYGGVSLDSFLKYMTVQSLTEEGLRNLGPYVATMAEVEGLDAHKRAVTLRLQDIEAKHSSSVR from the exons GATCGGTTTGTAAGAGAATAAGGTGTGCAATGAAGTCTTATAAGTTATCAGAACTTAGTCATGTTGAGGTAGAGAGCTTGAAGGCTCGTCCTCGCATAGATTTTTCTTCCATATTCAGTGTG ATCCAACCAATAGTGGATGATGTCCGCAGCAGAGGCGATGCTGCAGTTAGAGT TTATACTGAAAAGTTCGATAAAGTTAAGCTAGAGAAAATAGTTGAGAATGCCTCAGAGCTTCCTTATCCAGAG CTTGACCCAACTATTAAAGAGGCATTTGACGTGGCATATGACAATATATATGCATTTCATCTTGCTCAAAAGTCGGTGGagaaaagtgttgaaaatatgaaa GGTGTTAGATGCAAAAGGGTTGCTAGGAGTATTGGTTCTGTTGGTCTTTATGTACCAGGGGGAACTGCTGTCCTGCCTTCAACTGCTCTAATGCTTTCTGTT CCTGCACAGATCGCTGGATGTAAAACTGTTGTTCTTGCAACTCCCCCAGGCCAAGATGGCAACATATGcaag GAAGTGCTCTATTGTGCCAAGAAGGCCGGTGTAACTCACATACTTAAAGCTGGTGGAGCTCAG GCCATTTCTGCTATGGCCTGGGGCACAGAATCTTGCCCAAAG gttgagaaaatttttggaCCTGGAAATCAGTATGTAACAGCTGCAAAAATGATACTCCAA AATAGTGAGGCTATGATTTCAATTGACATGCCTGCTGGCCCTTCAGAAGTTTTGGTTATTGCTGACAAACTTGCCAGTCCTGTACATATAGCTGCAGATTTGCTATCCCAG GCTGAGCATGGACCTGATAGCCAGGTTGTTCTTGTAATAGCTGGTGAGGGTGTGGATCTTAAAGCTATTGAGGAGGAAATTAGTAAACAGTGCAATAGCCTTCCAAGGGGAGATTTTGCTTCAAAAGCACTAAGCCATAGTTTCACTGTTTTTGCTCGTGATATGGTTGAG gcAATCTCCTTCTCAAATTTATACGCGCCAGAGCACCTGATCATAAATGTGAAGGATGCGGAGAAGTGGGAGGGTTTTGTTGAGAATGCTG GTTCCGTGTTCCTAGGGCAGTGGACACCAGAGAGCGTGGGAGACTATGCAAGTGGGACCAATCATGTTCTTCCCACATATGGCTATGCGAGGATGTATGGTGGGGTGTCTCTTGACTCTTTCCTGAAGTACATGACTGTTCAATCTTTGACAGAGGAAGGCCTGAGAAACCTTGGCCCATATGTGGCCACCATGGCTGAAGTTGAGGGGCTTGATGCTCACAAACGTGCCGTGACTCTCAGACTTCAAGATATTGAAGCCAAGCATTCTTCAAGTGTAAGATGA
- the LOC105783306 gene encoding histidinol dehydrogenase, chloroplastic isoform X2, producing the protein MKSYKLSELSHVEVESLKARPRIDFSSIFSVIQPIVDDVRSRGDAAVRVYTEKFDKVKLEKIVENASELPYPELDPTIKEAFDVAYDNIYAFHLAQKSVEKSVENMKGVRCKRVARSIGSVGLYVPGGTAVLPSTALMLSVPAQIAGCKTVVLATPPGQDGNICKEVLYCAKKAGVTHILKAGGAQAISAMAWGTESCPKVEKIFGPGNQYVTAAKMILQNSEAMISIDMPAGPSEVLVIADKLASPVHIAADLLSQAEHGPDSQVVLVIAGEGVDLKAIEEEISKQCNSLPRGDFASKALSHSFTVFARDMVEAISFSNLYAPEHLIINVKDAEKWEGFVENAGSVFLGQWTPESVGDYASGTNHVLPTYGYARMYGGVSLDSFLKYMTVQSLTEEGLRNLGPYVATMAEVEGLDAHKRAVTLRLQDIEAKHSSSVR; encoded by the exons ATGAAGTCTTATAAGTTATCAGAACTTAGTCATGTTGAGGTAGAGAGCTTGAAGGCTCGTCCTCGCATAGATTTTTCTTCCATATTCAGTGTG ATCCAACCAATAGTGGATGATGTCCGCAGCAGAGGCGATGCTGCAGTTAGAGT TTATACTGAAAAGTTCGATAAAGTTAAGCTAGAGAAAATAGTTGAGAATGCCTCAGAGCTTCCTTATCCAGAG CTTGACCCAACTATTAAAGAGGCATTTGACGTGGCATATGACAATATATATGCATTTCATCTTGCTCAAAAGTCGGTGGagaaaagtgttgaaaatatgaaa GGTGTTAGATGCAAAAGGGTTGCTAGGAGTATTGGTTCTGTTGGTCTTTATGTACCAGGGGGAACTGCTGTCCTGCCTTCAACTGCTCTAATGCTTTCTGTT CCTGCACAGATCGCTGGATGTAAAACTGTTGTTCTTGCAACTCCCCCAGGCCAAGATGGCAACATATGcaag GAAGTGCTCTATTGTGCCAAGAAGGCCGGTGTAACTCACATACTTAAAGCTGGTGGAGCTCAG GCCATTTCTGCTATGGCCTGGGGCACAGAATCTTGCCCAAAG gttgagaaaatttttggaCCTGGAAATCAGTATGTAACAGCTGCAAAAATGATACTCCAA AATAGTGAGGCTATGATTTCAATTGACATGCCTGCTGGCCCTTCAGAAGTTTTGGTTATTGCTGACAAACTTGCCAGTCCTGTACATATAGCTGCAGATTTGCTATCCCAG GCTGAGCATGGACCTGATAGCCAGGTTGTTCTTGTAATAGCTGGTGAGGGTGTGGATCTTAAAGCTATTGAGGAGGAAATTAGTAAACAGTGCAATAGCCTTCCAAGGGGAGATTTTGCTTCAAAAGCACTAAGCCATAGTTTCACTGTTTTTGCTCGTGATATGGTTGAG gcAATCTCCTTCTCAAATTTATACGCGCCAGAGCACCTGATCATAAATGTGAAGGATGCGGAGAAGTGGGAGGGTTTTGTTGAGAATGCTG GTTCCGTGTTCCTAGGGCAGTGGACACCAGAGAGCGTGGGAGACTATGCAAGTGGGACCAATCATGTTCTTCCCACATATGGCTATGCGAGGATGTATGGTGGGGTGTCTCTTGACTCTTTCCTGAAGTACATGACTGTTCAATCTTTGACAGAGGAAGGCCTGAGAAACCTTGGCCCATATGTGGCCACCATGGCTGAAGTTGAGGGGCTTGATGCTCACAAACGTGCCGTGACTCTCAGACTTCAAGATATTGAAGCCAAGCATTCTTCAAGTGTAAGATGA